A genomic stretch from Moraxella nasicaprae includes:
- a CDS encoding 2-oxo acid dehydrogenase subunit E2: MEIKAPDLGVESAEVAEIMVKVGDSVSENDNLVLVESDKASVEVPSPVSGTITAVHINVGDHIGEGSVLFTVEAGDSASTAPAAQEAVEPTAPVIEEAPAPVAAPSAAPVASESQTHNLPDLGVDSAEVAEVMVAVGDSVSNGQPLLLVESDKASVEVPAPVDGVVEKILVNAGDSVSNGQPFIVIKSGSAAAPAPVATPDPVVPASVSVPQAKPVAPAPAAAPKATGEKLPENIVNEKARDVYAGPAVRKLARQLGVDISQVVGTAAHGRILKEDLFGFVKNIVQNGTPAKAASTSTSDVRSGLPNLPDMSNKEIWGEIEEIELSRLQKVSIPQLNLNTLLPQVTQFDLADITDTEAMRASLKDSFKAQGVSLTILAFIVKAVAYALTQHPKFNSHVSDDNTKMIVRKSVNMGIAVATDDGLIVPVIRNAQDKGIRQLAIEIGELAKKARDKKLTAKELQGASFTISSQGNMGGTYFTPLVNHPQVAILGISESTYQPRWNGKEFEPRLMLPLSLSYDHRTINGADAAVFTRYIATLLADPRRILL; the protein is encoded by the coding sequence ATGGAAATCAAAGCCCCCGATTTGGGTGTAGAATCAGCCGAAGTGGCAGAAATTATGGTAAAAGTTGGCGATAGCGTCAGCGAAAATGATAACCTTGTCTTGGTAGAGTCAGATAAAGCGTCGGTAGAAGTACCGTCGCCTGTCTCTGGCACAATCACTGCCGTACATATCAATGTTGGCGATCACATTGGCGAAGGTTCTGTGCTATTTACAGTAGAGGCTGGCGATTCTGCCAGCACCGCCCCAGCAGCACAAGAAGCTGTCGAACCTACTGCTCCTGTAATTGAAGAAGCTCCTGCACCAGTTGCCGCACCATCTGCTGCACCAGTTGCCAGCGAAAGCCAAACGCATAATCTGCCTGACTTGGGTGTGGATTCTGCTGAGGTTGCTGAGGTAATGGTTGCAGTTGGCGACAGCGTGTCAAATGGTCAGCCATTACTATTGGTAGAATCTGATAAGGCATCAGTCGAAGTGCCAGCACCTGTTGATGGTGTGGTTGAGAAGATTTTGGTCAATGCTGGCGACAGCGTGTCAAACGGTCAGCCGTTCATCGTGATTAAGTCTGGTTCGGCAGCTGCACCAGCACCAGTAGCCACACCTGACCCAGTGGTGCCAGCCAGTGTTTCAGTACCACAAGCTAAGCCAGTAGCACCAGCACCAGCCGCCGCTCCAAAAGCGACTGGCGAAAAATTACCTGAAAACATCGTGAACGAAAAGGCTCGTGATGTCTATGCAGGTCCTGCGGTGCGTAAATTGGCTCGTCAGCTTGGTGTGGACATCAGCCAAGTGGTGGGTACGGCAGCACACGGTCGCATTCTAAAAGAAGATTTGTTTGGCTTTGTCAAAAATATCGTGCAAAATGGCACGCCTGCCAAAGCTGCATCTACTTCAACCAGTGATGTGCGTTCTGGCTTACCAAATCTGCCTGACATGAGCAATAAAGAGATTTGGGGTGAGATTGAGGAAATTGAACTATCACGCCTACAAAAAGTCTCTATCCCACAGCTAAATCTAAATACGCTATTACCGCAGGTAACTCAATTTGATTTGGCGGACATTACTGACACAGAAGCAATGCGTGCCAGCTTAAAAGATAGCTTTAAGGCACAAGGTGTGAGTTTGACAATTTTGGCATTCATTGTTAAAGCGGTGGCTTATGCACTGACCCAACACCCAAAATTCAACAGTCATGTCTCTGATGACAATACCAAAATGATTGTGCGTAAGTCGGTGAATATGGGTATTGCAGTTGCAACTGATGATGGTTTGATTGTGCCGGTCATTCGCAATGCACAAGATAAAGGCATTCGACAGCTGGCGATTGAGATTGGCGAACTTGCCAAAAAAGCTCGTGATAAAAAACTGACCGCCAAAGAGTTGCAAGGTGCGTCATTCACCATCTCATCGCAAGGCAATATGGGTGGTACTTATTTCACACCTTTGGTCAATCACCCACAGGTGGCGATTTTGGGTATTTCAGAAAGTACCTATCAGCCACGCTGGAATGGTAAAGAGTTTGAACCTCGTCTAATGTTGCCACTATCGTTGTCTTATGACCATCGCACGATTAACGGTGCGGACGCAGCGGTATTTACCCGCTATATCGCTACTTTGTTGGCAGACCCACGCCGTATTTTGTTGTAA
- a CDS encoding DUF302 domain-containing protein — translation MKKSLVAIALGTALLTACQSVPAKLNPLSPKTQETAVSNKRFISAYDFATTVQRIQQGVSDKGMTVFGVIDHAKAAQNAGLNMQPAAVIVFGNPKAGTPLMVKDPEFALQLPLKVLVTQTDKGVLVAMTDTKALIAGSKISYAEVENNLAKAEMVIESLVK, via the coding sequence ATGAAAAAATCATTGGTTGCCATTGCCTTGGGTACAGCATTATTGACTGCTTGTCAATCTGTACCCGCCAAACTAAATCCACTTAGCCCAAAAACACAGGAAACTGCCGTGAGTAATAAGCGTTTTATCAGTGCCTATGATTTTGCAACCACCGTTCAAAGAATTCAACAAGGTGTGAGTGATAAAGGCATGACGGTGTTTGGTGTGATTGACCATGCCAAAGCTGCCCAAAATGCAGGTCTTAACATGCAACCTGCGGCGGTCATTGTCTTTGGCAATCCAAAAGCTGGCACGCCACTGATGGTAAAAGACCCTGAATTTGCTTTACAATTACCGCTAAAAGTGCTGGTCACGCAAACCGACAAAGGTGTCTTGGTGGCAATGACTGATACTAAGGCATTGATTGCAGGTTCAAAAATCAGCTATGCAGAAGTTGAAAACAACCTAGCAAAAGCAGAAATGGTGATTGAATCTTTGGTTAAATAA
- a CDS encoding MFS transporter, with product MIFFNYAAFSRLADIGILLQFINLDNQNAHLWYVFGGHLMSLLGGVLLAVYGGRHHLNKIFFYGVMALGIITLLTALTPSHALLGGLSPVLLVLTRLLNGFVVGILFPLIWVIISMNISAKRLATACSITMAGGLFGFLMQIIFWNILNNNFSHIELLKSSWRLMFVLIAVVSFILLPFIKQIKFSQKTVMPDNHLSHTDGECGNPSEWQRLFCKEFLTNFFPALALSTIVIGLLFFLPSLLLPLIELNFDLLLISTDFGNAFTLIMMMTGCIFFGFLADFVSVSRLFLLTGIALLLQTALFIFHIQHDGSLILLFLTMIGFTSGVIGVMPSMLVRLFMPENRLRGTAISFSLIPALMGAFLSFILGYMAYYLSYTPFWYLMVIALLTIFVSFYTQSIPTTDE from the coding sequence TTGATTTTTTTCAATTATGCCGCATTCTCACGATTGGCGGATATTGGCATTTTGTTGCAATTCATCAATCTAGATAATCAAAATGCTCATCTATGGTATGTGTTTGGCGGACACTTGATGAGTTTATTAGGCGGAGTTTTATTGGCAGTCTATGGCGGTCGTCATCATCTTAATAAGATTTTTTTCTATGGTGTGATGGCGTTGGGTATCATTACACTATTGACGGCTTTGACACCAAGTCATGCATTGCTGGGCGGTCTGTCGCCTGTATTACTGGTGCTTACAAGACTTCTTAATGGTTTTGTGGTTGGTATATTATTCCCTCTTATTTGGGTCATCATCAGCATGAACATATCCGCCAAACGATTGGCAACAGCATGCAGCATCACGATGGCAGGCGGTCTGTTTGGTTTTTTAATGCAGATTATTTTCTGGAATATATTAAATAATAATTTTAGTCATATTGAATTATTAAAATCAAGCTGGCGATTGATGTTTGTCTTGATTGCCGTGGTGTCGTTTATCCTACTGCCCTTTATCAAGCAAATAAAATTTAGTCAAAAGACTGTCATGCCAGACAATCATCTATCGCACACCGATGGCGAATGTGGCAATCCCTCCGAATGGCAGCGACTGTTTTGCAAAGAATTTTTAACCAACTTTTTCCCTGCTCTGGCATTATCCACCATTGTCATTGGTTTACTTTTCTTCTTACCTAGCTTGCTACTGCCATTGATTGAGTTAAACTTTGATTTGCTGTTGATTTCTACTGATTTTGGCAATGCTTTTACTCTAATCATGATGATGACAGGCTGTATCTTTTTTGGATTTTTGGCAGACTTTGTCAGTGTCTCTCGCTTATTTTTATTGACTGGCATTGCCTTATTGCTACAAACCGCTCTATTTATTTTTCACATTCAACACGATGGTTCGCTGATTTTACTATTTTTAACCATGATTGGCTTTACCAGTGGTGTGATTGGTGTCATGCCATCAATGCTAGTGCGGCTGTTCATGCCTGAAAATCGGTTGCGTGGCACAGCCATCAGTTTTAGTCTCATTCCTGCTTTGATGGGTGCATTTTTGTCATTCATACTTGGTTACATGGCCTATTATTTATCTTATACGCCATTTTGGTATTTGATGGTTATCGCCCTACTGACCATCTTTGTCAGCTTCTACACACAATCAATCCCAACAACCGATGAATGA
- a CDS encoding phospholipase D family protein produces MMFYANAKHHLQQMAFGLSVCLGVWLTGCQTLPKNPHPIVMPKQVSVSKTPSSSTSNQPYLEQLTHSKLSGYYPIANGADAFAARSILSDKAQQSIDIQYYIWHNDEAGQLMLKDLWEAAGRGVKVRLLLDDMNGSQALDRVLIRFASHPNISVRLVNPFAYRKFRGVNFLNDARRLNARMHNKSMTFDGKVSIIGGRNIGNEYLNNTTINNFADLDVLLIGSVVGDVARSFEEYWQDDSAYDITTLVSPNTLRLDQLLKDVVFDDYLDSQIATKNERALRSYRLAMQNSTISTALLEKRLPFRWTNIQFLADPASKLRQPKYQPERHLVAQLRQKIGRPKNKLSIISSYFVPTKAGVTTLSTLANQGVKVSILTNSFDATDVGLVHSGYAHWRKTLLQSGVNLYEVKSTASNAAADENKFWRTKQTTSTSLHAKAFAVDDDQVFIGSYNFDPRSANINTELGVLIYDQLLATRLHDVLDDTPALMEQSYHLMLNDKGKIEWHTIENHQYKIYQHEPKTSLGDRANIVILSWLPLDWLL; encoded by the coding sequence ATGATGTTTTATGCCAACGCCAAGCACCATTTACAACAGATGGCTTTTGGGCTATCTGTTTGTCTTGGCGTATGGCTGACTGGTTGTCAAACCTTGCCCAAAAATCCACACCCCATCGTCATGCCCAAGCAGGTATCAGTATCTAAGACGCCATCGTCATCAACCAGTAATCAACCTTACCTAGAACAATTAACCCATTCAAAGCTTTCTGGCTACTATCCCATCGCCAATGGGGCTGATGCGTTTGCCGCCCGCAGTATTTTAAGTGATAAAGCTCAGCAAAGTATCGACATACAATACTATATTTGGCACAATGATGAAGCAGGACAGCTGATGCTCAAAGACCTATGGGAGGCGGCTGGTCGTGGCGTAAAAGTACGCCTACTACTGGACGACATGAATGGCTCACAGGCACTAGATAGAGTATTAATTCGTTTTGCCAGCCACCCAAATATCTCGGTTCGCTTGGTTAATCCTTTTGCGTACCGAAAATTTCGTGGGGTTAATTTTTTAAATGATGCACGCAGGCTCAATGCTCGTATGCACAACAAAAGCATGACTTTTGATGGCAAAGTCAGCATCATTGGTGGTCGCAATATTGGTAATGAATACCTTAATAACACCACCATCAATAACTTTGCCGACCTTGATGTGCTGTTGATTGGTTCTGTGGTTGGCGATGTTGCTCGCAGTTTTGAAGAATATTGGCAAGACGATAGTGCCTATGACATCACCACTTTGGTCAGCCCTAATACACTCAGACTTGACCAATTACTCAAAGATGTGGTTTTTGATGACTATTTGGACAGTCAAATTGCCACAAAAAACGAGCGTGCATTGCGAAGTTATCGACTTGCCATGCAAAACTCCACCATCAGCACCGCCCTACTAGAAAAACGCCTGCCTTTTCGCTGGACCAATATCCAATTTTTGGCAGACCCTGCCAGCAAACTTCGCCAACCCAAATATCAACCAGAGCGTCATTTGGTTGCTCAGTTACGCCAAAAAATCGGTCGTCCAAAAAATAAACTGAGCATCATTTCTTCATATTTTGTGCCAACCAAAGCAGGAGTGACCACGCTAAGCACACTTGCCAATCAAGGTGTTAAAGTCAGCATATTGACCAATTCCTTTGACGCCACTGATGTTGGCTTGGTTCATTCAGGCTATGCTCATTGGCGAAAGACTCTGCTACAATCTGGGGTCAATCTGTATGAGGTCAAATCAACCGCCAGTAATGCTGCCGCTGATGAGAATAAATTTTGGCGAACCAAACAAACAACCAGCACCAGCCTGCACGCCAAAGCCTTTGCTGTTGATGACGACCAAGTATTCATCGGCTCATATAATTTCGACCCTCGCTCTGCCAATATCAATACTGAGCTTGGCGTGCTAATCTATGACCAACTACTTGCCACTCGTCTGCACGATGTACTGGACGATACCCCTGCCTTGATGGAGCAATCCTATCATCTCATGCTCAATGATAAAGGCAAAATTGAATGGCATACGATAGAAAATCATCAATACAAAATCTATCAACACGAACCAAAAACCAGCTTGGGTGACCGAGCCAATATCGTCATTTTAAGCTGGCTACCCCTTGATTGGCTGTTATAA
- the rimO gene encoding 30S ribosomal protein S12 methylthiotransferase RimO, with protein MTSTPTIFNPKSVSQPAYHHKANHNQNRSIEQSANHNAPLADGGTAPKIGFVSLGCPKALVDSERIITELTREGYQVAKDYDGADLVVVNTCGFIESAVQESLDAIGEAINQNGRVIVTGCLGKDADKIRTMHPAVLAVTGAHAYDEVIQAVTHHVPKPAKTKTYDPKIDLINDAGIKLTPKHYAYLKISEGCNHRCTFCIIPSLRGDLVSRPIDGVMKEAVALKKSGVKELLIISQDTSAYGVDLKYKTTFWDGQPLKTKFYDFCEAAAKLGIWVRLHYVYPYPHVDKVVQIMADSMQASNGTGGLLPYLDIPFQHASPNVLKAMKRPAMSEDTLERIRVWREICPDIVIRSTFVVGFPGETEEDFEYLLDWLKQARLDRVGCFTYSEIEGAAANDLPNPVPEEIKQARYERLMALQQQISAEKLAEKVGRELVVLVDEIDHEEGVAICRSYADAPEIDGHVYVDEIDDTVKAGDMLIVTIDEASEYDLFASFQSAKRP; from the coding sequence ATGACAAGCACACCAACCATCTTTAATCCAAAAAGCGTAAGCCAGCCAGCCTACCATCATAAAGCCAACCACAACCAAAATCGCAGTATTGAACAATCCGCCAATCATAACGCACCTTTGGCTGATGGTGGCACTGCCCCCAAGATTGGTTTTGTTTCGCTGGGTTGTCCCAAAGCGTTGGTGGATAGCGAACGCATCATTACTGAGCTGACTCGTGAAGGTTATCAGGTTGCCAAAGATTATGATGGTGCAGATTTGGTGGTGGTGAATACTTGTGGTTTTATTGAATCTGCCGTCCAAGAAAGCCTTGATGCTATTGGCGAGGCCATCAACCAAAATGGTCGAGTGATTGTGACGGGTTGCCTGGGCAAAGATGCCGACAAAATTCGCACCATGCACCCTGCTGTATTGGCAGTCACAGGAGCTCATGCCTATGATGAAGTGATTCAAGCAGTCACACATCATGTGCCAAAACCTGCCAAAACCAAAACCTACGACCCAAAAATCGATTTGATTAACGATGCTGGCATCAAACTTACCCCCAAGCATTACGCCTATCTAAAAATCTCCGAAGGCTGCAATCATCGTTGTACTTTTTGTATCATTCCATCGTTGCGTGGCGACTTGGTCAGCCGTCCTATTGATGGCGTGATGAAAGAAGCGGTTGCCCTAAAAAAATCTGGCGTCAAAGAGCTGCTCATCATCTCACAAGACACTTCTGCTTATGGCGTGGATTTAAAATACAAAACCACTTTTTGGGACGGTCAGCCACTAAAAACCAAATTCTACGATTTTTGCGAAGCGGCTGCTAAGCTGGGTATTTGGGTGCGTCTGCATTATGTTTACCCCTATCCGCATGTCGATAAAGTTGTGCAAATCATGGCGGATAGCATGCAAGCCAGCAATGGGACAGGCGGACTGTTGCCTTATTTGGACATTCCATTCCAACACGCCAGCCCCAATGTACTAAAAGCAATGAAACGCCCTGCCATGAGTGAGGATACCTTAGAACGCATTCGTGTTTGGCGAGAAATTTGCCCTGACATTGTCATTCGTTCTACTTTTGTGGTGGGATTTCCTGGCGAAACCGAAGAGGATTTTGAGTATTTGCTGGATTGGCTAAAACAAGCTCGCCTTGACCGTGTGGGCTGCTTTACCTATTCAGAAATCGAAGGAGCTGCCGCCAATGACCTACCAAACCCTGTGCCAGAAGAGATTAAACAAGCTCGTTATGAACGACTGATGGCATTGCAACAACAAATCAGTGCTGAAAAACTTGCCGAAAAAGTCGGTCGCGAACTGGTGGTATTGGTTGATGAGATTGACCATGAAGAAGGTGTGGCGATTTGTCGTAGCTATGCAGATGCTCCTGAGATTGACGGACATGTCTATGTTGATGAAATTGATGACACCGTCAAGGCAGGCGATATGCTCATCGTGACCATCGATGAAGCCAGTGAGTATGACTTGTTTGCCAGTTTTCAATCCGCCAAGCGTCCCTAA
- a CDS encoding lytic murein transglycosylase, protein MKKPINLQHTLLALSVASITAFLASCATQSTQKPPIKVIEPNKPAPVVQQPVVVQPVPAPAPKVENKPTQAFYASFDEWRRDFITRATARGYNNYTITSLLEGATLNQRVIDLDRSQAEFTKMPWEYVESAASSNRVSQGKGKLNEHLSTLSNAERLYGVPKEIVTAIWGMESSFGGGMGSMDLASALSSLAYDGRRREFAENQLLSMAKMIERGDATQSQFKGSWAGGMGHTQFIPGTWLDEAVDGNGDGKKSPWQVADALSSTASYLANAGWVRGLAPFYEVRLPAGFDYTLLNAGKRSLDAWRAAGLSSAAGESFGGSQEAELWLPAGKNGPALLLTKNFDVIRVYNNSSSYALGVALLGKRIAGGSNIVASWPRHEQPLSRTQVQNLQRNLTAQGYDTQGIDGVLGNNTRRAFARWQSANGQIPDGFVSQSSAGSMTY, encoded by the coding sequence ATGAAAAAACCCATCAATTTACAGCATACATTGCTGGCGTTATCAGTCGCCTCAATAACAGCTTTTTTGGCATCGTGTGCCACGCAATCCACCCAAAAACCACCAATCAAAGTGATTGAACCCAATAAACCTGCTCCTGTGGTACAACAGCCTGTTGTGGTACAGCCAGTCCCAGCACCGGCCCCAAAGGTTGAAAATAAGCCTACTCAGGCTTTTTATGCCAGTTTTGATGAATGGCGTCGTGATTTCATCACTCGTGCAACCGCTCGTGGATACAACAACTACACCATCACAAGCTTACTAGAAGGAGCGACGCTCAATCAACGAGTGATTGACCTTGACCGCAGTCAGGCTGAATTTACCAAAATGCCTTGGGAATATGTTGAGTCAGCTGCTTCATCAAATCGTGTCAGTCAGGGTAAGGGCAAGTTAAACGAACATTTAAGCACATTATCAAATGCTGAACGACTGTATGGCGTACCAAAAGAAATCGTGACTGCGATTTGGGGCATGGAATCATCATTTGGTGGTGGTATGGGAAGCATGGATTTGGCGAGTGCTTTATCAAGCCTTGCCTATGATGGTCGCCGTCGTGAATTTGCCGAAAACCAATTATTGTCGATGGCAAAAATGATTGAGCGTGGCGATGCTACTCAGTCGCAATTTAAAGGCTCTTGGGCTGGCGGTATGGGGCATACGCAGTTTATTCCAGGTACTTGGCTTGATGAGGCAGTCGATGGTAATGGCGATGGCAAAAAAAGCCCTTGGCAGGTGGCAGATGCACTAAGTTCGACCGCAAGCTATCTGGCAAATGCTGGCTGGGTGCGTGGCTTGGCACCGTTTTATGAAGTGCGTTTGCCAGCAGGCTTTGACTATACCTTGTTAAATGCAGGCAAAAGAAGTCTTGATGCTTGGCGTGCGGCAGGTCTAAGCTCGGCTGCTGGTGAAAGTTTTGGCGGTAGTCAAGAGGCTGAATTATGGCTACCTGCTGGCAAAAATGGCCCAGCCTTGTTATTAACCAAAAACTTCGATGTGATTCGTGTGTATAACAACTCATCAAGCTATGCCTTGGGCGTGGCATTACTTGGCAAGCGTATCGCAGGCGGTAGCAATATTGTGGCTTCTTGGCCACGCCACGAACAGCCATTATCTCGCACCCAAGTGCAAAATCTGCAACGCAATTTGACCGCACAAGGCTATGACACACAAGGGATTGATGGCGTGCTTGGCAATAATACTCGCCGTGCATTTGCTCGTTGGCAGTCGGCAAATGGGCAGATTCCTGATGGCTTTGTCAGCCAAAGCAGTGCAGGCAGTATGACCTATTAA
- the ypfJ gene encoding KPN_02809 family neutral zinc metallopeptidase — translation MQWRGRRQSSNIEDRRSGGGRKVGGVSILGLIIALVVWKVFGISPETTLGVTQQLQSQQQPTTLTQETSDMAESREFVATVLADTEDVWTPIFAQHGKQYQQPNLVLFSGSVQSACGAATSASGPFYCPADQKIYLDTNFFRDMRTQMGITGEQNQTQLSRNDQAGDFAQAYVIAHEVGHHVQTLLGISNQVRQLQANASQAAANNLSVRQELQADCFAGLWARHNHERTQFLQKGDIEEALDAAEKIGDDYLQHKSHGHSVPDSFTHGTSAQRQKWFYRGFETGDINQCDTFSTREL, via the coding sequence ATGCAATGGCGTGGTCGTAGACAAAGTAGCAATATCGAAGATAGGCGTTCAGGTGGCGGTCGCAAAGTAGGCGGTGTCAGTATCTTAGGTCTGATTATTGCCTTGGTGGTGTGGAAAGTGTTTGGCATTAGCCCTGAGACCACTTTGGGTGTGACACAACAACTACAAAGTCAGCAACAGCCAACCACCCTCACCCAAGAAACAAGTGACATGGCAGAATCTCGTGAATTTGTTGCGACCGTGCTTGCTGACACCGAAGATGTCTGGACACCGATTTTTGCCCAACATGGCAAACAATACCAACAACCAAATTTGGTATTGTTTAGTGGTTCTGTTCAATCTGCTTGTGGTGCAGCCACTTCTGCCAGCGGCCCTTTTTACTGCCCTGCTGACCAAAAAATCTATTTAGATACCAATTTTTTCCGTGACATGCGTACACAAATGGGCATTACTGGCGAACAAAACCAAACACAGCTGAGTCGAAATGACCAAGCAGGTGACTTTGCCCAAGCCTATGTCATTGCTCACGAAGTTGGGCATCATGTGCAGACATTGCTTGGCATTTCCAATCAAGTACGCCAGCTACAAGCCAATGCCAGCCAAGCTGCTGCCAACAATTTATCCGTCCGCCAAGAATTGCAGGCTGATTGCTTTGCTGGATTATGGGCGAGACACAATCATGAACGCACGCAATTTTTACAAAAAGGCGACATCGAAGAGGCACTAGATGCAGCCGAAAAAATTGGCGATGATTATTTACAACACAAATCACACGGTCATAGCGTGCCAGACAGTTTTACACATGGTACTAGTGCCCAACGCCAAAAGTGGTTTTATCGTGGTTTTGAAACTGGCGATATCAACCAATGCGATACTTTTTCAACAAGAGAATTATAA
- a CDS encoding alpha/beta hydrolase codes for MTKLDSVIVTHNPKNLPISKAVIWLHGLGASGHDFEPIVPELGLSDEVGVRFIFPHAPKIPVTVNGGYVMPAWYDILEMTLDRKVDVAHINTSSQAINQLIDEQIAQGIASQDIIIAGFSQGGAVAYHTVLTNQRVLGGLLALSTYFATSSQIDAVGVNRSIPVKIDHGQFDDVVPMLLGIRAKESLQKLGLAPTFSQYPMAHQVCLAQIKEIGAWLNERFGV; via the coding sequence ATGACAAAACTAGACAGCGTGATTGTGACGCACAATCCAAAAAACCTACCAATCAGCAAGGCGGTCATTTGGCTACATGGGCTTGGGGCAAGTGGTCATGATTTTGAACCCATTGTTCCTGAGCTTGGCTTGTCCGATGAGGTCGGGGTGCGATTTATTTTTCCACACGCCCCAAAAATTCCTGTGACGGTCAATGGTGGTTATGTCATGCCAGCATGGTATGATATTTTGGAAATGACGCTGGATAGAAAGGTTGATGTGGCTCATATCAACACTTCTAGCCAAGCCATCAATCAGCTGATTGACGAGCAGATTGCACAAGGCATCGCCAGCCAAGACATTATCATTGCAGGGTTTTCGCAAGGGGGTGCGGTGGCGTACCACACTGTTTTGACCAACCAAAGAGTGCTTGGTGGACTATTGGCATTATCCACTTATTTTGCCACCAGCAGTCAGATTGATGCTGTGGGTGTCAATCGTTCAATCCCAGTCAAGATTGACCATGGGCAGTTTGATGATGTAGTGCCAATGTTGCTTGGGATTAGAGCCAAAGAAAGTTTGCAAAAGCTGGGATTGGCACCAACATTTAGTCAATATCCGATGGCTCATCAGGTTTGTTTGGCACAAATTAAAGAGATTGGTGCATGGCTAAATGAACGCTTTGGCGTGTAA
- a CDS encoding lipase/acyltransferase domain-containing protein, whose product MMNKPLTILIHGLHMNHWYTKPLEQKIRASGFPTHRHNYHSLSESIAQHGRRLHDYLTTYHDQHQPINLVGHSLGGLVIRHFMHHYPNWQVHRCVSLGTPHQGSICASYAKRYHLGALVKHALFEALDGRCPAISDKVEFGVIAGNKPIGLGVPFLAWHSRRHHLNEQEKIHDGTVYLFETPLANASDYLILPASHTGLLTDKQTAHQVIHFLENGRFDHS is encoded by the coding sequence ATGATGAATAAGCCACTAACCATTTTGATTCACGGATTGCACATGAACCACTGGTACACCAAACCATTGGAGCAGAAAATTCGTGCGTCAGGTTTTCCCACTCATCGCCACAACTATCACAGTCTATCCGAATCCATCGCTCAACATGGTCGTCGATTGCACGACTATTTGACCACTTACCATGACCAGCACCAACCCATCAATCTGGTTGGGCATAGTTTGGGTGGATTGGTGATTCGTCATTTTATGCATCATTATCCCAACTGGCAAGTACATCGCTGCGTCAGTCTAGGGACACCCCATCAAGGCAGTATTTGTGCCAGTTATGCCAAGCGTTATCACCTAGGTGCACTGGTTAAACACGCTCTTTTTGAAGCATTAGATGGTCGCTGCCCTGCCATATCTGACAAAGTGGAGTTTGGTGTCATTGCTGGCAATAAACCCATTGGGCTTGGCGTACCTTTTTTGGCTTGGCATAGTCGTCGTCATCACTTAAATGAACAAGAAAAAATTCACGATGGGACGGTTTATTTATTTGAAACACCACTTGCCAATGCCTCAGATTACCTGATTTTACCAGCCAGCCATACAGGACTTTTGACCGATAAACAAACCGCCCATCAAGTCATACACTTTTTGGAAAATGGGCGATTTGACCATTCATGA
- the infA gene encoding translation initiation factor IF-1, with protein sequence MAKKDDIIEFEGEVIDTLPNTLFKVRLDNGHEIIAHISGKMRKHYIRILTGDKVKVEMTPYDLSKGRITYRGKN encoded by the coding sequence ATGGCTAAAAAAGACGACATTATTGAATTTGAAGGCGAAGTGATTGACACTCTGCCAAATACCCTGTTCAAGGTTCGCCTTGACAATGGACACGAGATTATCGCTCATATTTCTGGCAAAATGCGTAAGCACTACATTCGTATTTTGACTGGCGATAAAGTCAAAGTTGAGATGACCCCTTATGATTTGAGCAAGGGTCGCATCACTTATCGTGGCAAAAACTAA